DNA from Gavia stellata isolate bGavSte3 chromosome 16, bGavSte3.hap2, whole genome shotgun sequence:
CCGTAGAGGGACTGGTGACAGCACCATGGTGTGATCTCCCGAGATACAGGGCTGTGAATGTGGTGAGGGCCATCCCTCTGGGACCAGAGAAGGTCACGATACGTCAAGCTGCTTGTGTTGTATCGAAGGAACTTTGTGCTTCCCCTGCGTAGGTCAACGTTCGCAGGGAGAGCCTGGTTGAGGAGATCAGGATGCGAACGAGCCAGCCTTAAACCCCTTCCGGACACGTCTACTCATTTGTTGGATTCTGGCTGACAGATTTCCTCCTGTCAATGCCTTCGCCAGGCTGCGTGGCAGTGGGTCAGGGGGGCCTTTGAAAGCTGTATTTATTCTTGTCTCACGCCCTCCCTTTCCCGGCgggagcagaggggctgcacAGACTCCTATGACATGCCCTGGCCCTCAAGTATGTTGCTGGCAAGATGTTTTGCAGGTGGCTCTGGCAAACGCCGGCCTCCCCTCTGCCGTCGCTGCGGTGACACGTGAGCCCCGTGCTGTCAGCAGACCCCGGGGTCTTGGCTGCAGCTTCTTGTTCCTGTCGCTTCGAATAAACATCCCACCCCATCtctctgctctggctgcagggaggtgaCCTTATCCCAAACAAAATGTAAAGGCGCTGCTCCCAGAAACATAATAAATCTGTCTCTCCCACTCTGTGACTCCTGTCCCTGCTTTCCACTTGGGGTGGGGATTTGCTCACCTCCCCTCTGAGCAAGAGCTGGTTCTTAAATGTCACGGGGGATGTTTCTTCAGCTGCCATGCTCCCTCTTGCCTCCGGATCTGACCGCTGTTGCCACCCCCTGTGCCATGTGCAGAGCAAACCCCCCACAAGCCGGGCTGGAGCTCCCCGCGCAGCCCTGGGTGGGCTCCCCGTGCCCCACCCACGGGTGAAACGGGTCCCCCGACTTCCTGCGGGTAACTTGGGGTGCCCTCCGTCCCCAGCTCCCCTCGCTGCCGACCCACGCATCTCCCCCAAACCAGGTAGGTTTTTAAATCCACGCCCCACGGCTTCCTCGCGTGGAAGGGCCGCTGGGGAGGGGTCACTGCTCCCTGGCGGTGGGGCGGGCGCTGCCGCCGggtcccccctgccccgcccgGGGCGGAGCAGCCGCGGCGCGATGGGCGGAGCGGCGGCGTTGGAACCTTCTAGAGCCCGTCCGGGCGGcgaagaggagcaggaggagcggCGGCAGCGATGGAGGTGGAGGTGGGGGGcacggcgggggcgggggggacccCCTGTGCGGGGCACGGCTCACCTCGGTGTGTCCcgtcccggggcggggggggggcgaggtGATCTCTCGGGGCGCCCCCGGGGCCGTCGGGCGGGGACCGGAGCCCCCGAGACCCGTCTCGGTGCGTTGCCCCATCGCGGAGCGCACCGGCGGGCGGCGCCGGTCCCGAGCCCGGTGCCATCCccagcccggggctgcccccatCGCACCccttccgccccccccccgcggtgtgctggggctggcggccccggtgccccccggaGACCGTGGGGGTGGTGATGAGCCGCGTTAGCACCTAatgggcgggggctgcgggctcAGCTGGGCTCCGCTGGGGAAGAGCCGGGTCCTGCCTCTCCCAAGAGCCCCTGGCATCTCCCCGGACCGGGGGGGCATGGAGGTGCCTTGTGCTgggccccagccctgggagctgcagaaCCATGGAGGAGGCTTTGTGGTGTGTGTGGCTGGTCTTTCTGTGCCCTCTCAGCAGAGATTTCCCCTATACGGGTCCCCACCTTCATCAAAAGGTGTTTTCTGGTCTTCAAGAAAGATGAAACTCGTTGGAGATAGAAAGGTGCCACCACCTGGTGATGCACCTGGAGATGCACGAGGTGCAGCCAAACCTCATTTTAGGCTGAGCTAGGGTTAATCCCCCTCAGTATGCAGTTTCAGAGGCCCTGATGAGACTTCGCGGTACTTAATGAGCTAAAACCTGATGGTGTTGCTGCATGGATGGTGTCTCCAGACCCTCCTTGACGTCCTCAAAAGCctgaggagatgctggtggaaGAGAGTTGGCTGTCTTGGggtcccagcctgcctgggaTCTTATGATGTGATGGGTCACCTTGGCTCTGTGCTTCAGCCCCCTCTTGCAGCACCAaccagctgctgcctgtgccttGGCTTTCAAAGCCCTTACAGGCATCCATAGGGGAACTGTTGGTGTTCTTGTGCTCTACCAAAGTTGCTGGACTTACTCATGTGGAGCAGGCTTGGACAGTGGGCAGGGCAGTCCTTTGGATGCACAGTGTTGAGAGGCTCCTCAGGTTTCCTGAGGGCAGAGGGGTTCAGCATTTGCTCCTCCGTGTGCTGGCTGGTGCTAGGTGTTGCAGTTGCTTCACAGGGTTGGGATGCCCCTAGTTGGGAGGTTGGAAACTCTTTGCCAAGAAAAGCACCAGCATCATCTTCCTCCTCAGACGTGGACCAACAGTATCAACCAGGCCAATAAGATGGCCCTGCTTGCCTGGGCAAAAGAAACCGGCATCGACCTGGTGCAGATCAATGGGCAGAGGCGATATGGTGGCCCCCCCCCAGGTATGTGAGAAGAGCATCTCGGTGCCGTGATGCCCTGGGAGCATGGCACATAGGGTGCCCGGTGGGCACGGAGGCGAGGTGGGTCTCACCCACGTGCACCATGTCGCTGTGTGCCTGCAGGCTGGGTGGGCGACCCCCCGCCGGCCGGCACAGAGGTGTTCATCGGGAAGCTGCCGCAGGACGTGTACGAGAACGCATTGATCCCGCTCTTCCAGAGCGTGGGGAAGCTCTACGAGTTTCGCCTCATGATGACCTTCAGTGGGCTCAACCGGGGCTTTGCCTACGCCAAGTACAGCAACCGGCGTGGTGCCAAGGAGGCCATCGCTGCCTTCAACAACTTTGAGGTGCAGAAGGGATATGCCATCGTGGTGTGCAAGAGCACGGAGAAGTGCGAGTTGAGCGTGGATGGCCTGGCCACCTCGGTGAGCCggcaggagctggaggctgtGCTGCGGCGGATCACGGAGGGGGTCCTCAGCATCACCCTGTACACTAGCCCCTGCCAGAAACGGGCCCAGCTCGCTGTGCTGAAATACAGCTCGCACCAGGCTGCTGCCATGGCCAAGAAAACCCTGATGGAAGGTAAGTGGGAGGCCAGGGTGCTGTGGGATGCTGCTTGGGCTGGTCTTCTTGGTGTCTCTAAGGAAGGACTGATTCCATCTCCAGACTCCACTGCGAGGTGACTTCAGCCTTGAGACATGCCTTGTTCTCTCCCTGTGTCCTGTGGGAGGCCAGCTGTCCTCAGTGGGGCTGATCCCCAGCAGTCCTTGTGCAGATGTAGCGGTGGTGGGgtaaaggggctgctggaggTCTTCAGGTAGCTGCTTGCTCAGAGCAGGAGCATCACCAGTACCAATCCAAGGCATCCAGAGCTTTGACCAAGTTATTAAACCCTCCTGATGGAGATCCCCTACCCCTCAGTGCCCCATCCTGTGATTGTGCTTGCCCTCCAATGGGACACATCCAACCGGAACCTCCAAAGTCCTGATTTGTACCCGTTTCTGCCGCAGCTGAGAAGCGTTTGGCTTTGACATCTTTGCACCTGTCCCTAAAGACGGGCTGCCCCTAAAATCCCCTGAGATTTGCAGCCCTGAGCCCACCTCGGTAGCAAAAGGAGATGGAGAAGCAACTGCCCTATGGCTACGTGAAGGGCCGTGGAGGCAGGGGAAAGGATCCTGTGCAATTTGTACACTGTGGGTCAGTGCCAAGCTACCTGGGGGGGTCACTGCGCTGGACGCTGGGGGACGGGGTGGGGTGATACTGAAGGGCTGGTGCGTGAGAAtctcctgccagctgctgccGGTCTCTCCTAGGCAACATGAGGCTTGGTGGGGTGGAGATGAGGGTGGACTGGCTGAACCCCGATCTGAAGCTGAAACTGCAGTCGTGCGAGGAGAAGCCATCATCCGGACGGGTGCAAGGGGTCAAGTGCCTGGGGGTCCCCAAGCAGGCGCCCCTCTCTCCGGTGCTGCGCAACGCACTGGACCGCCTGAACACCCTGTGCCAGAGTCAGTACCTGGGGACCCCCCTGTTCCTCACCAAGTGCGTCCAGGCAAACCCCAACGGGTGGCTGCGGTTCTGGTGCCGGGTGGTGATCCCAGGGTGCCCCGTGCCGTTCAGTGGGTTCACGTGGGTCCGGCAGGATGGGCCAGGCAGGAGCGGGCATGAGGAGGCGAAGGTTGCAATGGCGCTGCAGGTTCTCCGGATGCTAGGTGAGTCCTCGCACGGCATCGGTGCCAACCCCCTGCCTCCCCAAAGTCTTGGAGCGTCTCCTGGGAGTGTGGAGCTGTGGTGCTTCTAGTACGTGGGGGGACccagcctggcaggcagggctgaaaCACTGTCACCCCCCTGCTAGATGTGACCCCAGTGGCTCTCAGCTCCTTGTGGGATTCCTGGTTGGAATCAGAGGATGCAAGGGGGgagggggttttggggtgttgCTCCCCACAGCACCACGCAGAACCTGACGCTTTCCTCTCCGCTGTAGGATACCAGCTGACGTAGGCAGCCATTCTGCCCGAGCCATGAGTTGAACCTGAGCCTCCAGCCTCGGTGCCGCCGGCCACAGGAGCGGCGTGCGAGCCCCGCTGGGGACCTGGTCCTGACCCAGCTTTGCTTTgagtttgtttgggtttgttttgagAGCCGGCTCTGGGGGATGGGACTGCTGGCCTGCTCCGTGACAGCTGCCCTGTCCCCGGCCGGCCCTTGGGGACAGTTCTGGTTTTTGGGGTTGTAGGTTTACCTGCctagtttggctttttttaagtTGGTTTGTGTTGCTTTGCTGCGGTGGAGGGGCCCAGTGCAGGTCTTGGGAGAAGAAGCAGCTGCTTGGAGAGAGTGCCAGTGTCGGCTCGGGGGGGTGGAGGGCAccctggggctgcctgggcTCACCCAGGGACCATCTGTCCTCCGCTGGCATGCCTGGTTCCTGAGGAACAGCCTCAGGTGAGGACAAAGCCACACACAGGGACTGTCCTGGTGAATGGGGGAAGTCCCAtgggctggtggagctgctttttaaaggaGGGGGAGTGTCTGCGGGCTCTGGGAGGTGCAGGGCCGTTTGCGCTGTGGGGAAGCAGCCGTGAGGTTACCGGCTGTCTATGAATGATTCCTCGGGACCAGGAGGTCTGGCTGCATGCTGTTCACTTGGTATTAAAGTAGCCTGGAAAGCACCGGCTGTGTTAATGTTGTCCTTTGCTCCTGCATCCTCAGCTCCCTGCCTGTCCAGCACCATATCGGTGCTCTCCCCCCACACCAGGAAGCCTGTCTTCTCCAATGGCAGGAGAAGGGATATGGTGGGACTTGGATCCATCCTCTAGGCTACAGAGCCACAGCCTGCTGGGCTCCTGAAAGCAGCGTTTGCTCCTGTGGGAAGCAGCAGTCCCTGGCACATAGAGCTTTGTGTCCCCAGCTTCTCACTGGGGTCTTTCCGAGTGCCTTTCGGTATGCTCCAGCCTCCTCCAAGCACCTCTTGATGAGCCCCCAGTGGTCTTTTGAGTGCCTTTGGGTGCACCTCTGGGGAATCTTAGTGCCTTTATGCTCTTCTTCACAGCCTCCCAAGTGCATTTCAGCATGCCCAGTGGTCTAAATTTGGTTTCAGATGAGCACTGGGGGCGTCCAGTGCATGTCAGGGCATACCTGGGTGCCTCTGGGTACAGAGCTCTGCTAGTCCCTTCTCCTGTGTAAAGGACCCGGGTGCCTTGCTGTTAGTCCCTGGTGGCCTCCAAGGGCCTCACTGTGCTCACCAGGGTCCCCAGTGCATTTTGGTGCACCTAAGGGGATTCTATGTGTCTCTCTATGCTGCCCAGGTGCCTTGCAGTGCAACACCAGGGGACTCCACAGTGCCTTCCCGTGTCCTCCAAGGGCCGTTCTGAACTCAACACCGGTCAACCAGTGCTTTTTGAAGGGCCCCAAAGGTCTCCCAGAGCATTAGGATGTGGCCCGTGGGGTATGAGTCCATTTGGTGCACCTCGAATGGCCCTGCAtgcctctctctgcttcccagAGCTCAACCGGTACCTTCTGATACGCATCTGGACCCTCCAGCTCCCTTTGGCAGCACCTGAGTGACATCTTTGTTCCTTTTGGAGATTCCCCGGGGGGAATCCGCCACAAGCCGCCTGGTGCACCCTCAGATAGCTCCAAGTGCCTTTTTCTACTCCCCGGAGGTCTGTGCATCCCTCCTGACATGCACAAGGACCCTCACTGTCTCTGGCTGTGCATCTGTAAGAGTCTCTGAGTGAATTTTGGTGTCTTCAAAGTGCTCCTCCTTGCACTGCGGGGGCTCCAATGTGCCTTTTCTTCTGACACCCTCCTCTGGGACCTCTGCGGGCCATTCTGTGCACCCTGGAGATCTACCAGTGCTATTTGAGGCACCCCAAAGGCCTTGAGGGCTATACGGGCCCTGGGGATGTGTTCCAGCCTTCATGTGGCTCAGGACCACGTGGGAGACTGATCgcccaggagcagggctggaggaagggTCACTCCAGCTCCCAAAGCAGCCAAGTCTTTTTATTAAGACAGCCTGCAATGAGAGACACAAGCCTGGCCTCGGCAAGCGCCCTAGAGAGAGGGAATCTTCCTCCCTGGGGAGCCCACCCATGTGCATCCATGGTCAGCAGCATCTACCGCGTATGGATACACTACATCTTCACAGCTACCTTAAGATGTATCTACAGAAACATCATTGCTTCATCTTCTTCACGGGAGGAGCCTGGATGTCCAGCTGGGTGatggtgctggtggtggtgaaGGGGTGGCACTGCCTGATGTTCTTGCTGATGGTCTGAACCTGGAGCACAAGCCCCTAAGAGCCTCAGGGCACCAGTATGGCCCAGTAGATTCACTCATAGTCCAGCTCCTGGAAAAACACCTGAGGGGAGCTGCTGAAGATGGGAACGGGGCTGAGAGCCCTGAACCACAGGGGCCAAGGGGGTCTGCTGAGGGGAAAGCCCAGTGGCAGCCGGGGTGGAGGTAGTTGTGGGGGTAGAGACTCCACGAGGCAGATCAGAGCTGAAAGGGGAGGAACAAGCAACCCCACAGGGGAGGAGAATGGGCAGATTTGATGTCAAGAGGACTAGCCCCAAGGGTGCCGAGTCTTTCCTGCTACCACAGTAAAGGCTGGAGCATCTTACCTTGAAGAAGTCGATGTGCAGATGACAATGGCATGTGTGTTGCCACAGGTCTCCGAGGGGTCTGAGGCAATGGAGACCAGGCTGAGCAAGGTCTCAAGAAGACAGCATCCAGCAGAACTTGAGAGCCAACACCAAGTCCAACCTGTCTTTCCAGGTGTGGCATGCATGGGCAATGGAGACCAGGCAAGATGGAAACTGGCACAGTCACAGCAGGATGATGCTCTCAGGGATACAATTGCCAGGCCTGGGATGGCACCGGGGACCTGCTCCAAGCCTTGAGGCTGGGGAGCACCAGTGGCTTGTGGTCCTGGCCACCTCAGGTGTGCACTGGCCCTACCCCCTCAGCTGAGTTCATGGAGTGGGACAGGTCCTGCATGATCTGCTTGTTCTTCACTCTGAGGCTATAGATGTGCAGGTGGGCACACTTGGCCATCTGGTGCTTACTGATGGCGTTGCTGGATGACACCTTGGGCCAAGAGGGAAAGCTGAGCTCTGCTGGGTCCCGGCATGTAAATCttcctccttgctgctgctctgaggTGTAGCTGCAGAGATCAGGCCACTCATCACATATGTGACTGTTTGTTTGTTGAATGACTGCAGGTAGGGGAATGGCCCAGCTCGACTGTTCCTCCCTACCTCTGCCCCTCTAGTACCTTGTGTTTGGAAGGTGAAGCCCAACGGTGTGATCTTGGCCACCATGGTGTTGAAGAGTCAGGCAGCAATGTGGACAGTGACGCGGTGGCACCGGCACTCATTGGGCTGGAGGACCTGGCAGGAGGTGCGGCAGCGGGTTGGgccaggagctgagctgccACTACTGAGCCACCTCCAGGGGGTTCAGAGCCTTGGAGATAGACCAGGTTGAGGACATCTTTCTGGAGCCAGCTGCCCTCCCCCAAACGCTCTGGCAGACAGTGCCAGCTGGGGACACGACAAGTTCCCTTAGGGAGGGTGACGCTGCAAGCCTCTCCCTCCACTCCCAGCATCCAGAGGCAGGTGACAAGCTGGAAAAAGACAGGACAAGTGCAGGGGCCATGAGGGAtgataggggaaaaaaaaagttgccaGGTAGAtctgtcatagaatcatagaatcgtttggTTGGAAATGATCTTTAaagatcatttagtccaacccccctgcagtgagcagggacatcttcaactagatcaggttgctcagagccccgtccagcctgacctggaatgttccagggatggggcatctaccacctctctctgcaacctgttccagtgtttcaccaccctcatcgtaaaaaatttcttccttatatctagtctgaatctaccctctatcaatttaaaaccattaccccttgtcctatcagtACAGATGcaattaaaaagtctgtccccatctttcttgtaagcaCCCTTAAAGTATTGAAaagctgcaataaggtctccccagagccttctcttctccaggctcaacaacccaactctctcagcctttcctcatagaagaGGTGTTCCTCCCTCTGGTCATTGTtgtggccttcctctggacccgctccaacaggtccatatCCTTCCTGTACTGAGGACACCAGAGCTGGAGCAGTACTAaaggtggggtctcaccagagcagagtagaggggcagaatcacctcccttgacctgctggccatgctgctggGGATGCAtcccaggatacggttggctttctgggctgcaagcacacattgccagctcatgtccagtttttcatccaccagtacccccaagttcttcttggcagggctgctctcaatcccttcatcccccagcctgtattgatactggggtTTCCCTggacccaggtgcaggaccttgcacttgcccttgttgaacctcatgaggtttaCATaggcccacttctcaagcttgtccaggtccttctGAATGAcatcctgtccctcaggtgtgtcaactacaccactcagcttggtgaCATCTGCAAGGTCCAGGTCCTTCTGAATGAcatcctgtccctcaggtgtgtcaactacaccactcagcttggtgaCATCTGCAGACGTGCTGggggtgcactcaatcccactgtctatgccattgatgaagatattaaacagtacttgtCCCcatatggacccctgagggacaccactcatcactgatctccatccgAACACTGAGCCATTGACTACTACTCTCTGGctgtgaccatccagccaattccttatccaccaaacagtccacccatcaaatccatctGTCTCCagtttagagagaaggatgttgtggggaaGCGTGTCAAAGGCCTTccagaagtccagatagatgacatctgtagctcttcccttgtccactgatgtagtcactctGTCATAAAAGGCtactaggttggtcaggcaaaTGGTTCCACAAGGCTAAATGGTGTCCCAGCCTGGATGTTGGTGTGGATcagagaccttccttgtgcttcccaggagctgctgtgctgtccCTGATGGGGACAGAGGGGGTGCAGGACCCACCCACATTGCCCTTGAGGAAGCAGTTGCTGATGTGCTGATCTGTGCCGATGGCATGGGCCACTTCCTCTATGTTGGCCCTGGTCACCTCACCCAGGGCACTGATGGAGTTGGTGCTGCTGATCCTCCGAGCCAGGAATGTAATGGCAGCCTGGGCAAGAGCATTGTGTGGCACCCTCAACTGCATCTCCTGTGCCAGCTGGGGGGGTCAGGAGCACGTACCAGTTTGGAGAGCCCCGAGGACCATGCCCTGGGCACCCAGTACATGTAGGCGATGCCGAGGGTTTCAGTGGCATTTTGCCTCGCAGGCATCTCATTGCCACCAAGGACACAGGGATCTTCGGGTCAGAGGCGGCTCTGCCTTCAGCCAGGACCTCAACAGGATGTGGGGGGCACAAGATGGCATGggatgctgcagccctgcatgcCCTTCTCCTGGTCCGTGCTGCCTGTCACCCACCAGTGGTATGTGGGCCACCCCCTAACCCGTGGTCTCCCAGGGTCCCTGCCTCCTGATGGCACTGGGACAGGCCGGACTGGGTGTTGGCATTGaagagctgctggatgctcaCAGCTGCTTGCACCAACAGCGTGCTCTTCTCCAAGTCAGTCAACCACGTGGCCCTTGCTGAGTCGAGAAGGTCGATGGCACCCAGGGTTGGGCTGTGAGGGCAGGGTCTGGCCCCTGGGCAGGAAAGCTGGGTGCTGGCGGTGACCCCCTTGCTGCACCCAGAGCCTTGCGTACCTGGAGATGCCCAACCGCTGGGCACATCTGGCTCCCAGCCCAGGGCGCTGTTCAAAGGTGGTGTGTGGGGCAGCTGgtggctgcggggctggggggagagCACCGCTCTAGGAGGGCCACTCCGCGGGTGCGGATGAAACCCAGTCCGCATGCTCCGCCACGGCAGGGAAAGGTggtgcctgtcccctgcccagGTCCAGACTGCCCGCAGCCTCCCCAGGCCACCAGCCACCCTGCCCAGCAGGGACCAGCTGGCACCCGCTGCTCTGCCCACGGCCAAGCCACCCAGGACATCCCCTGCCACTCGGTGCAGCgggaaaaaaccccaggctCCCTCGTACCACCAGCTACAAGCCGTGACACGTGGGCACAGGGCGCTCTGCCCAGGGCCACCACCtgtcccccctgtccccagcgCCCTGTAGGCAGGTGCCAGGGGTGCCAAGGAAGTTGGGGTGAGCCAAACATTGGCACAAGGCACTAAGAACTGAAAGGCACTGGGTTTATTTGTAATAGAGTTGATGTCAAATTAATGAACACGCTGGCCCAGTCAGCGTTGCAGGCACAGCGGGGCCCTCGGGAAAGGGAAGGACCCCTTTGCCCAGGGCAGGCACCTCAGGACCACGCCGGACCCCATgttatcccccccccccccccccgagtcCCAGGACCCTCAAATACACCAGCAAACCCCAGCCTTGCCCCCCCCCATCTCCACCCTGTCCACCAGAGATCCTCAGTCAtgacctccccccccccccccccagccacatccccccatccctggaccCCCAACACACCAGGGACCCTCGGTCACCACCCTCCCCAGTCCCTCTCACCAGGGACCCCCAGCCAAGTCCTCCCCAccaagccccccccccccatacgGAAGACCCCCCGCCGGGTCCCTCCTATGTCAGAgacacccccccctccccagggagcCTCAGCCACACCGTCCCCAACCtcctccccggctcccccctCCAGGGCCTCCGACGCCCCATAAGCGCTGCCCACCCCGCGCTCGGTCCCCTTAAGAaccccctgcagcccagcctgagcGGCAGCCCTAAGAACCAATCAGAATGCCCGCTCCCGGCCTGCCGACAGCAGCCATGCGGGCGTGACCCCGCCTTCGAGGTGTGGCTGAACAGAGCCACACCCCCGGGTGTGTGCCCACCCACGGGGCGTGGCCAGTCAGAGCCCCGCCCCCGCGCGGAGGGGAGGCGGCActccccggcccgggcgcggcccctCAGTCACCGTCGTCGCTGTCGCTCCCCGCCGCCACCTCCGGCTCGGCCTCGTCCTGCAGGTCGGCGAAGAAGtcctccccgctgcccgccgcctTGCTGCTGAGGGCCCGCAGCGGGccccccttcttcttcttcttccggTAGTCGTCCACCACCAGCCCCCCCAGGGAGGAGACGTCCCAGAACTTCACCTTCTGGTCGTGGGCGCAACTGGCCAAGAGTCGCCCGCCCGGGGCCACCGCCAGCTGCTCGATGGGCTCCCCCAGGTGCTGCCCAACGCAGCCCAGCACCCGGTTCGGCAGGATGTTCACCGCCCTGGGGACGGATGGGGCCCAGTGGGGACCTTGCAGGGAGGCAGCGCCCCGAGGTCCACCGCGAGCCCGCCTGCCCGCACCAGCACAAGCTTGGCGTACCCTCCCTTCCCTCGTTCCTAAGCGAGGCTGACCTTGTCCCGCACCCTCCTCACTCCATCCCTCGCCATCCCGCCCCACTCCATCCCCCTGACCTGATGACTCCGTCCAGGGACCCCACGCAGACGATGCTGTCCGTGATGGGGACCATGCAGTCGACGGACTCGGCTCTCAGAGCGAAGCGGTCGCTGGCGGCCCCGAAGCCGTCCCAGTTGAAGAGGTAGACAGTGCCCTCGCTGGAGCCACACGCCACTTTCTTCCCCCTCTGGGCAAGATGGAGGACAGTAAGGCAGAGGCAGAACAAGAAACCCGGGGTGTGGAGAGGGATCCGCGGGACCCTGCTCCGTAGCAGGGCCCAGTGCCAACCTTCAGCAGCACGACAGACGTCAGGTCCCCGTTCTGCGGCTCTGAGAGCAGCTCAAAGCGCCGCCTCTTCACATTGAAGACGCCCAGGGTGCCATCACCGCTGCGGGAGATGGAAGGGGCATGTCGTGAGCATGGGACACGGCACAGGGTGCTT
Protein-coding regions in this window:
- the DND1 gene encoding dead end protein homolog 1 produces the protein MPLVGRLETLCQEKHQHHLPPQTWTNSINQANKMALLAWAKETGIDLVQINGQRRYGGPPPGWVGDPPPAGTEVFIGKLPQDVYENALIPLFQSVGKLYEFRLMMTFSGLNRGFAYAKYSNRRGAKEAIAAFNNFEVQKGYAIVVCKSTEKCELSVDGLATSVSRQELEAVLRRITEGVLSITLYTSPCQKRAQLAVLKYSSHQAAAMAKKTLMEGNMRLGGVEMRVDWLNPDLKLKLQSCEEKPSSGRVQGVKCLGVPKQAPLSPVLRNALDRLNTLCQSQYLGTPLFLTKCVQANPNGWLRFWCRVVIPGCPVPFSGFTWVRQDGPGRSGHEEAKVAMALQVLRMLGYQLT
- the WDR55 gene encoding WD repeat-containing protein 55, producing the protein MAAPGEGCSEPAGREPRLRDTPEDICFEATANAIALHPARPLLAAGDVDGDVYLYSYSCTEGENRQLWSSGHHLKSCRDVAFSQDGQKLFTVSKDKSIHILTAEEGRLETRFPKAHGSALNCVLPIDNHVFATGDDGGALKVWDLRKGDAILEARQQEEYISAMAVDGNGKILLTASGDGTLGVFNVKRRRFELLSEPQNGDLTSVVLLKRGKKVACGSSEGTVYLFNWDGFGAASDRFALRAESVDCMVPITDSIVCVGSLDGVIRAVNILPNRVLGCVGQHLGEPIEQLAVAPGGRLLASCAHDQKVKFWDVSSLGGLVVDDYRKKKKKGGPLRALSSKAAGSGEDFFADLQDEAEPEVAAGSDSDDGD